AGGGAACATTATCTGTTGGTCAACAACAAGTAAGAGCAGGAGCACATGTAATTGATGTTTCTGTCGGATTTGCTGGACGTGATGAAAGAGAAGATATGAATAAAGTTGTATCTTTATATTCTCAAAAAGTTGCACTTCCACTTATGCCAGACTCAACGCAACTTCCAGCTCTTGAAGAGGCTTTAAAACAGATTGGTGGAAGACCAATAATTAACTCAGTTAATCTTGAAGATGGGGAAGAGAAATTTGATGCAGTTTGTAATTTAGCCAAAAAGTT
This genomic interval from Arcobacter sp. F155 contains the following:
- a CDS encoding dihydropteroate synthase, with protein sequence GTLSVGQQQVRAGAHVIDVSVGFAGRDEREDMNKVVSLYSQKVALPLMPDSTQLPALEEALKQIGGRPIINSVNLEDGEEKFDAVCNLAKKFGAALVCLVIDEVGMAKTKNRKLEVAERIYDLCVNRHGFNPDDLVFDMLTFTIGS